GTGCCGCCCGCTTCCACCATCATGATCGCGATGTCGCCCGACTCGACCCGACGACCGGCGACGACGAGCTCGAACGTGGACTCCGTGCTCTCCTCGAATGTGGGGTGCGTGATCCACTCCGAGCCGTGGCGCGACAAGCGCACTGCGCCGATCGGACCGTCGAAGGGAATGCCCGACACCATGAGCGCGGCTGACGCGCCGTTGATCGACGCGATGTCGTGCGGGTTCTCGAGGTCGGCTCCGAGGATGGTGGCGATCACCTGGACCTCGTTGCGGAAGCCTTCGGGGAACGACGGCCGGAGGGGGCGGTCGGTGAGCCGGCACGTGAGCACCGCGGGCTCGCTCGGCCGGGCTTCACGGCGGAACACCGCTCCCGGGATCTTGCCGGCCGCGTACATCCGCTCCTCGACGTCGACTGTAAGCGGGAAGAAGTCGATGCCCTCACGGGGCTTGGTGGTGACGACGGTGGAGAGCAACATGGTGTTGCCCACCTGCACGAGCACCGCGCCGGTGGCCTGCGGCGCGAGCCGGCCGGTCTCGAGGGTCATGGTCTTGCCGGCGGCATTGATCGGGCCGCTGACGCGGATAGCTGCGCCAAATTCCTGGGAACTGGCCATGAGACGTACTCCTTCGTACGGAGCGAGCGGTGGCGGTTCCCAGTTGTCGCCGTCCGGAGTGGCCGCATTCGGTGATGGGACCCCGGGCGGTGGCGACTGACAACCGACGTCGCGCTCGCAGGTTTGAGTTGTGACGCGGAAACGGGGCGGCCCAATCACCCTGATCGGGTGCCGCTCCGCAATCCAGCTACCGCCGGAGTCCGAGCTTTGCGATCAGTGCCCGGTACCGCTCGACGTCGTTTCGCCGGAGGTAGTCGAGCAGCCGACGCCGTTGGCCGACGAGCATGAGCAGCCCACGGCGCGAGTGATGATCCTTTTCGTGGACCCTCAAGTGCTCCGTAAGGTGGTTGATCCGCCCGGTGAGCAGGGCAACCTGCACCTCCGTGGAACCCGTGTCGGACTCGTGGAGGCGGTGCTCGGTGATCGTGGTGGCAGTGTCGGGCATGAGCCGGCAGAAACCTGACTTCGGAATTTCGACTTCGGAAGTAACGGATGTGTGCCGGCCGCGTGCCGGAACACCAGCCGTTGATGCTACCACGGGGGTCGCTCAGCCGAGCAGACGGCGGGTCTGCTCCACGTCTCGCGCCATCTGCTCCACGAGGGCCTCGACGGTCTCGAAACGCACTTCGCCCCGCAGGCGCTCCACGAACCGGACCTTCACCTCGTCGCCGTAGAGGTCGCCCTCGAAGTCGAGCACGAACGCCTCGAGCAGCGACATCTCCGCGTGCTCGTAGAACGTGGGGCGCCGCCCGAGCGAGATCGCGGCGGCACGCTCCACGCCGTCGGGGCCGACGAAGGTGCCCGCGTAGATGCCGTCGGCCGGAAGGCACACCCGGGTCGGGACCATCAGGTTGGCGGTCGGGAACCCGAGCTCGCGGCCGCGGCGGTCGCCCACCTCGACCCGGCCGCGCACCTCGTGCGGTCGACCGAGCAGCTCGGTGGCGGCGGTGACGTCGCCCTCGGCCAAGAGCTCCCGGATGCGCGTCGACGAGTACACGACTCCCCCGGACGTAGCTTCGAGGCCGAGCCCCACCACCGCGAAACCGAGCTCGGCCCCCATCCGTTCGAGGAGCGCGACATTGCCACCGCGTCGCGCTCCGAAATGGAAGTCGGCCCCGACCACGACGAGCCGCGCGCCGGCGCCGTCGACGAACACCTCCCGCGCGAATTCCTCCGCGGCCTGGCGGCTGCGTGCCTCGTCGAAGTGCAGGACGAAGCAACGGTCGAGAAAGCCGGTCTCCGCGAGCAGCTCGAGCTTCTGGTCGAGCGTGGTGAGGAGCTTCGGGGCCGAGTCCGGTCGAACGACTTCAGCCGGGTGGCGATCGAACGTGACGCACACTGCGTCGAGGCCGCGCGCATCGGCCAGATCGCGCACGAGCCGAAGCACCTCGTGATGACCGAGGTGCACGCCGTCGTACACGCCGATTGTCACTGCCGCGCCCGCGTCGGACCTGAGTTCGGCGAGCCGCTCGACGATCTTCATCAGCTCTCGGTGCCCGAGGAGGCGATCACGACTGCAGGTTTACACGCTGCCCCGCGCCGTTCGTACACCGCGACGAGCTCGTCTCCTGGTCCCACGAGCGCGAACGGGCCCGGCCCCCGCTCGCCGAGCGAACCGATCGGGAACGCGATCCCGTGACTCGCGGCGCGCACCTGTTCGTCGTCGACGTCGACGCGCTCGAGATCACGCATCGCATGCGCGAGCGAGATCACGGCGCGGTCAGGTTGCGCGACCACGTCGTCGAGCTCTCGCGCCTCGGCAAGCGTGAACGACCCCACCGACAGTCGACGCAGAGAGGCCAGATGCGCGCAGCCACCGAGCGCCACGCCGAGGTCGGCGGCGAGCGCACGGATATACGTGCCGCTCCCACACTCGACGAACACCGTCACCGACGGGTACGGCCCCGACTCGAAGTCTTCGACTTCGAAGCGATCGACGCGCACTCGGCGCGGCGCGCGCTCGACGTCTTCTCCCGCGCGCGCGAGCTGGTGGAGCCGGCGTCCACCGACCTTCACCGCCGAAACCATCGGTGGGAGCTGCTCGATCTCACCCACGAAGCGCGTGACCGCAGCCTCGATGTCGTCTTGCGCGAGCGGCATCGGCTGCTGCTCGACGATCTCTCCCGCCGCGTCGAGAGTGCTCGTCGCGATCCCGAAGACGATGCGCCCCCGGTAGGACTTCCCCGCCTCCTGCAGGAAGCGCAGCAGCCGCGTCGCGCGCCCGAGCCCGACGAGCAGTACTCCCGTCGCGTCGGGATCGAGCGTGCCCGCGTGCCCCACGCGGCGCTGCCCGTACACCTTCCGCAGCTTGGCGACGACGTCGTGAGAGGTGCAGCCGCCCGGCTTGTCGACGACGACGAGTCCGTCCTTCATCGACTGGCTTTCCATCGACTGGCTCGCAGGCGCGGTCAGAGCGCGTCGCGGATCTGGGCGACCAGGTCGTCGACACCGAGCGTGGACTCGAAGCCTGCCGCGAACCGGTGGCCACCGCCGCCATGGTTCGCCGCGATCGCCTGCACGTCGACATCACCGAGGGAGCGCAGGCTCACGCGGAATGCGCCGCTCGTCTCCTCCTTGAGCACGCAGGTGACCTCGGCCTCGGTGGTGCGCCGCAAGACATCGATGAGACCCTCGGCCTCCTCGAGCGTGACGTCGTGCCGCTCGAGCATCTCCTGCCTGACCGCGGTCCAGACGAACCGTCGCTCGACATCGAGCTGCGCGTTCGCGAGCGCCTCCGAGAGGAGCTGGAGGTAGGCGAATCGGTGCTCCTCGAAGAGCTGCCGGGAGAGACGCGAGACCGGCACGTCGAACTCGACGAGCTCGCGTGCGAGATCGAAAACCGCCGGGGTGGTGGTGTCGTATTGGAAGCGCCCCGTATCGCACACGAGGGCTGCATACAGCGAGACCGCGGCCGGATCGTCGAGCGCGAGCCCGAGCTCGTGGACGAGACGGCGGACGAGCACACCGCTCGCCGCAGCGTCGGGATCGATGACGTTGATCGTTCCGTACCGCGTGTTCGAGACGTGGTGGTCGAGGACGACGAGCTCGTGCGCTGCCTCCGCGGCCGCCTGGAGATCGCCGAGACGACCGAGCGAGCCGCAGTCGAAGGTGACCATCACGTCGGGTTCGACGGGAAAGTCGTCCGGCTTCGTGAGCAGGTCGAGCCCCGGGAGCCCGCGGTAGTGCGGCGCCACGACGAACGGCGGCGGGAACGATGCGACCACGTCGCGCCCGGCCGCGCGCAACA
This portion of the Acidimicrobiia bacterium genome encodes:
- a CDS encoding bifunctional riboflavin kinase/FAD synthetase, whose product is MKIVERLAELRSDAGAAVTIGVYDGVHLGHHEVLRLVRDLADARGLDAVCVTFDRHPAEVVRPDSAPKLLTTLDQKLELLAETGFLDRCFVLHFDEARSRQAAEEFAREVFVDGAGARLVVVGADFHFGARRGGNVALLERMGAELGFAVVGLGLEATSGGVVYSSTRIRELLAEGDVTAATELLGRPHEVRGRVEVGDRRGRELGFPTANLMVPTRVCLPADGIYAGTFVGPDGVERAAAISLGRRPTFYEHAEMSLLEAFVLDFEGDLYGDEVKVRFVERLRGEVRFETVEALVEQMARDVEQTRRLLG
- a CDS encoding bifunctional oligoribonuclease/PAP phosphatase NrnA yields the protein MTEVDTALTRAAQVIDGAGVVALACHVNPDGDALGSMLGLFHVLRAAGRDVVASFPPPFVVAPHYRGLPGLDLLTKPDDFPVEPDVMVTFDCGSLGRLGDLQAAAEAAHELVVLDHHVSNTRYGTINVIDPDAAASGVLVRRLVHELGLALDDPAAVSLYAALVCDTGRFQYDTTTPAVFDLARELVEFDVPVSRLSRQLFEEHRFAYLQLLSEALANAQLDVERRFVWTAVRQEMLERHDVTLEEAEGLIDVLRRTTEAEVTCVLKEETSGAFRVSLRSLGDVDVQAIAANHGGGGHRFAAGFESTLGVDDLVAQIRDAL
- the rpsO gene encoding 30S ribosomal protein S15, which gives rise to MPDTATTITEHRLHESDTGSTEVQVALLTGRINHLTEHLRVHEKDHHSRRGLLMLVGQRRRLLDYLRRNDVERYRALIAKLGLRR
- the truB gene encoding tRNA pseudouridine(55) synthase TruB — translated: MKDGLVVVDKPGGCTSHDVVAKLRKVYGQRRVGHAGTLDPDATGVLLVGLGRATRLLRFLQEAGKSYRGRIVFGIATSTLDAAGEIVEQQPMPLAQDDIEAAVTRFVGEIEQLPPMVSAVKVGGRRLHQLARAGEDVERAPRRVRVDRFEVEDFESGPYPSVTVFVECGSGTYIRALAADLGVALGGCAHLASLRRLSVGSFTLAEARELDDVVAQPDRAVISLAHAMRDLERVDVDDEQVRAASHGIAFPIGSLGERGPGPFALVGPGDELVAVYERRGAACKPAVVIASSGTES